In a single window of the Flavobacterium sp. W4I14 genome:
- a CDS encoding DNA-binding response OmpR family regulator (product_source=COG0745; cath_funfam=3.40.50.2300; cog=COG0745; pfam=PF00072; smart=SM00448; superfamily=52172) translates to MKKCIYVVEDNPSIREIIEFLLIEELYEVKTCPNTNDFWFQMSKHLPDMVILDIMLPDGNGLDICNTLKQNIKTHDIPVMMMSANNYLNIVKAKCDAEDFINKPFDLNDFASRVEKYLVA, encoded by the coding sequence ATGAAAAAGTGCATCTATGTAGTAGAAGACAATCCGAGTATTAGAGAAATCATCGAATTTTTATTGATTGAAGAACTTTACGAGGTTAAGACCTGCCCCAACACCAACGATTTTTGGTTTCAAATGAGCAAACACTTGCCAGATATGGTAATTCTTGACATTATGTTGCCTGATGGAAATGGCCTGGATATCTGTAATACGCTAAAGCAAAATATTAAAACACATGATATTCCGGTCATGATGATGTCGGCTAATAACTACTTGAACATAGTTAAGGCCAAATGTGATGCTGAAGATTTCATCAACAAACCATTCGATCTGAATGATTTTGCAAGCAGGGTTGAGAAATATTTAGTAGCATAA
- a CDS encoding FMN-dependent NADH-azoreductase (product_source=KO:K01118; cath_funfam=3.40.50.360; cog=COG1182; ko=KO:K01118; pfam=PF02525; superfamily=52218), with protein MKILHLISSPRGEASFSIKLGNAIVEKLQAANPGSTLTTHDLTNTPFPHLEEVHINSFFTPQENHTAEFSEAIKHSNEAIAELKDADVIVIGAPLYNFGIPSTLKAWIDHIARAGQTFSYSEKGPEGLVKNKKVYLAISSGGVYSEGPMKPYDFTESYLRSVLGFMGMTDITAYRAEGLSIPDLKDVALDKVIESIAI; from the coding sequence AGCCCAAGGGGCGAAGCATCATTCAGTATTAAATTGGGAAATGCGATTGTTGAAAAATTACAGGCTGCCAATCCGGGAAGCACTTTAACTACACATGATCTTACCAATACCCCATTTCCACATTTGGAAGAGGTACACATCAATTCTTTTTTTACACCGCAAGAAAATCATACGGCAGAATTTTCGGAAGCAATAAAACATTCAAATGAGGCCATTGCCGAACTTAAAGATGCTGATGTGATTGTAATTGGTGCACCATTGTATAATTTCGGTATTCCTTCCACTTTAAAAGCATGGATTGATCATATTGCACGTGCCGGTCAAACATTCAGCTACTCAGAAAAAGGCCCTGAAGGTTTGGTGAAAAATAAAAAAGTGTATCTGGCCATTTCGTCTGGCGGCGTGTATTCGGAGGGACCAATGAAGCCTTACGACTTTACAGAATCGTATCTAAGATCGGTTCTTGGTTTTATGGGTATGACTGATATTACCGCATATCGCGCAGAAGGCCTAAGTATCCCAGATTTAAAGGATGTGGCTTTGGATAAAGTAATCGAAAGTATAGCTATTTAA